One genomic window of Methanosarcina acetivorans C2A includes the following:
- a CDS encoding glycoside hydrolase family 15 protein, with product MSGIRPLIFGNGKILICEDEKGTIRDVYFPYVGLENHGNSIKVGVCDLDSLYCSWLENWKIRQRYKPEFGVEFCRRILESSGKHEEDKVGEGNEKEKSGEGVPEVCKGVVSNIGETVFENSELGLRITVWETVHPSVNIFYRTFEVRNISNSSRRLRLFSNQNYRILEHKIGETAVIDKHTLIHYKRDRYFLHASEPAFDQHAVGTAEWKGLEGTWKDMEIDANLSGNPVAHGSVDSTLGWTLPELKPGETTRVHYWIVLGKNYCSVLKIHKRVTEFGKRDIFHYNFNFWRSFIERVSVLPEYAWMPQLPEKVIKCFYRSLLTAVAHMDIKGSVIASCDSDIKQFGADLYTYCWPRDAAWVCLALDRARYHHLSAETFEFFSKTLTPRGNFLHKYTPAGDFGSTWHPVPMVQIDETGLPLYALYNNWEIARSVWTTGRYYRCLVIPAANYLTKAIEKETGLPIPSFDLWEERKGVHTYSACTVYAGLRGACELARSLGDYGNADIWKGAADRVKEEIIKRLYDNKLKRFRRSLEEATLDSSLFAVWYFGVLPPDDLRVVRTMEAIERELLRPSGGIARYLHDSYYGYMNSWIICTLWLSQWHSAIGNLERALELLEWCADHAHPTGLMSEQVDDRGRPLSVLPLAWSHSAFVLAVLEYLQALEKSEGGICALPGE from the coding sequence GTGTCCGGAATTAGGCCGCTGATATTCGGGAATGGAAAAATCCTGATTTGTGAAGATGAGAAAGGGACTATAAGGGACGTCTATTTCCCATATGTAGGGCTTGAGAACCACGGGAACTCGATAAAGGTCGGTGTATGTGACCTTGATTCCCTTTACTGCAGCTGGCTTGAAAACTGGAAGATCCGGCAGCGGTATAAGCCAGAGTTCGGGGTGGAGTTTTGTCGCAGGATTCTTGAAAGCTCAGGAAAACATGAAGAAGACAAAGTCGGGGAAGGGAATGAAAAGGAAAAAAGCGGTGAAGGAGTGCCTGAAGTCTGCAAAGGAGTAGTCTCCAATATCGGGGAAACTGTTTTTGAAAATTCTGAGCTTGGGCTCAGAATTACTGTATGGGAGACGGTCCACCCATCTGTGAATATTTTCTACAGAACATTCGAAGTCAGGAATATCTCCAACTCCTCAAGGCGCCTCCGCCTTTTTTCCAACCAGAATTACAGGATCCTCGAGCATAAGATCGGAGAAACTGCTGTAATTGATAAGCATACCCTTATCCATTACAAACGCGACCGCTATTTCCTGCATGCAAGTGAACCTGCTTTTGACCAGCATGCTGTAGGAACAGCTGAGTGGAAGGGGCTTGAAGGTACCTGGAAAGACATGGAAATAGATGCGAATCTGAGTGGAAACCCTGTGGCGCACGGCTCTGTGGATTCCACTCTGGGCTGGACCCTGCCCGAACTAAAACCTGGGGAGACAACAAGGGTTCATTACTGGATCGTTCTCGGGAAAAATTACTGCAGTGTACTTAAAATCCATAAGAGGGTAACAGAATTCGGAAAAAGGGACATTTTCCACTACAATTTCAACTTCTGGCGCTCATTTATCGAACGGGTATCCGTGCTTCCCGAATATGCCTGGATGCCGCAGCTTCCGGAAAAGGTCATAAAATGCTTCTATAGAAGTCTCCTCACGGCTGTAGCACATATGGATATCAAGGGTTCAGTAATCGCATCCTGCGATTCGGATATTAAACAGTTTGGAGCAGATCTCTATACATACTGCTGGCCCAGAGATGCCGCCTGGGTCTGCCTTGCTCTCGATCGGGCACGGTATCACCATCTGAGTGCCGAGACATTTGAATTCTTTTCAAAAACCCTCACTCCCAGGGGCAACTTCCTTCACAAATATACGCCTGCAGGAGATTTCGGGAGCACCTGGCATCCTGTGCCCATGGTCCAGATTGATGAGACAGGTCTTCCCCTCTATGCCCTTTACAACAACTGGGAGATTGCAAGGAGTGTATGGACTACAGGCAGGTATTATAGGTGTCTTGTAATTCCTGCAGCTAATTACCTGACAAAAGCAATTGAAAAGGAGACAGGTCTTCCTATCCCGAGTTTTGATCTCTGGGAAGAGCGAAAAGGTGTACATACCTACAGTGCCTGCACGGTCTATGCAGGGCTCAGGGGAGCCTGTGAACTCGCTCGTTCCCTTGGAGATTACGGCAATGCAGACATCTGGAAAGGGGCTGCGGATCGGGTAAAGGAGGAAATTATTAAGAGGCTTTATGACAATAAACTCAAACGTTTCCGGCGTTCCCTGGAAGAAGCAACCCTTGATTCCTCCTTATTTGCAGTCTGGTACTTTGGGGTCCTTCCCCCCGATGATCTCCGGGTAGTCCGGACAATGGAAGCAATTGAGCGTGAATTACTGCGCCCCTCAGGCGGAATTGCCAGATATCTCCATGACAGTTACTATGGCTACATGAACAGCTGGATAATCTGTACTCTCTGGCTTTCCCAGTGGCACTCTGCAATAGGAAACCTGGAAAGAGCCCTCGAGCTTCTGGAGTGGTGTGCTGATCACGCCCATCCAACAGGCCTTATGTCAGAACAGGTGGATGATAGGGGCAGGCCCCTTTCTGTACTTCCGCTTGCCTGGTCCCATTCAGCTTTTGTGCTTGCTGTGCTTGAATATCTGCAAGCCCTTGAGAAAAGCGAGGGCGGTATCTGTGCCTTACCGGGAGAATAA
- a CDS encoding GNAT family N-acetyltransferase — MIIQSYDESRKEEVRDVVLEVLLEHGFAYDRLKDSDLNDINGYYFAKGGTFFVGLADGRVVGTAGVRKLEGKRCEIRRIYLKENFRGKGNGKKLFLAALDFAEKNCSGVVLKTDSTLKKAIGMYLKHGFTFLKEEKGYLYYEKEF, encoded by the coding sequence ATGATAATCCAGAGCTACGATGAATCCAGAAAGGAAGAAGTCCGTGACGTCGTCCTGGAAGTTCTGCTGGAACACGGCTTTGCGTACGACAGGCTTAAAGATTCTGACCTGAATGACATCAACGGCTACTATTTTGCAAAAGGAGGAACCTTTTTTGTAGGCCTGGCCGACGGCAGGGTGGTGGGCACGGCAGGAGTGCGCAAACTTGAAGGAAAACGCTGCGAAATCAGGCGCATCTACCTCAAAGAGAACTTCAGGGGCAAAGGGAACGGAAAAAAGCTTTTTCTGGCAGCCCTGGATTTCGCCGAAAAAAATTGTTCAGGTGTCGTGCTCAAAACCGATTCGACCCTTAAAAAAGCGATAGGCATGTATCTCAAGCACGGCTTTACTTTTTTAAAAGAAGAAAAAGGGTACCTGTACTATGAGAAAGAGTTTTAA
- a CDS encoding M20 metallopeptidase family protein yields MREDPSAETFEAWIIRLRREFHRYPELSFEEYETQKRILKILEELGIEARKIADTGVLASIKGTMPGPCIALRTDTDGLQVQEEFTERNEGYISRNDGVMHACGHDGHMAMLFGAARLFVENRDFPGEVRLIFQPAEEIPPGGSERVIAEGGLKGVDAVMGMHIFTNHESGSVGFRPGPFMASTNRFEIVFKGKGGHISKPESCIDPVRMATDFISSIYPALEKQLEPDKYVLGVGRIQGGAQFNRTPDRVEALGSYRTFDSRTTEIIDLTIKECLERIKERYVKPGEEFAGLPDYELDVLHGYPVLVNDPVFTDAVNLKLQESFPELTIYPELEKTFAAEDFASYLRVVPGIFISLGTLNQKERIVEINHSSTFDIDEKILRTGTEIFYTISLDFLKHPEKYLDPQSKEKTNDNPELR; encoded by the coding sequence TTGAGAGAGGACCCGAGCGCAGAAACGTTTGAAGCCTGGATTATCCGGCTGAGGCGAGAATTTCACCGATATCCCGAACTCAGTTTCGAAGAATATGAAACCCAGAAACGAATCCTGAAAATCCTTGAAGAACTGGGAATAGAAGCCAGGAAAATTGCGGACACCGGCGTGCTTGCAAGTATAAAGGGCACGATGCCCGGACCCTGCATTGCCCTGAGGACGGATACCGACGGCCTGCAGGTGCAGGAAGAATTCACAGAAAGAAACGAAGGCTATATTTCCAGAAACGACGGGGTAATGCATGCCTGCGGGCATGATGGGCATATGGCAATGCTTTTTGGGGCTGCCCGGCTTTTTGTAGAAAATCGGGACTTTCCGGGGGAAGTCCGCCTGATCTTCCAGCCTGCAGAGGAGATCCCTCCGGGTGGTTCGGAGAGAGTTATTGCCGAAGGAGGGCTAAAAGGCGTGGATGCGGTTATGGGCATGCACATCTTTACCAACCACGAATCCGGAAGCGTGGGTTTTCGCCCGGGGCCTTTTATGGCAAGCACAAACCGTTTTGAAATCGTCTTTAAAGGAAAGGGAGGCCATATCTCAAAACCCGAAAGCTGCATCGACCCCGTCCGGATGGCAACGGACTTCATAAGCAGCATCTACCCAGCCCTTGAAAAACAGCTTGAACCTGATAAGTATGTCCTGGGAGTAGGCAGGATTCAGGGAGGAGCCCAGTTCAACAGGACCCCTGACAGAGTGGAGGCTCTCGGGAGCTACCGGACATTTGACAGCAGGACTACAGAAATCATCGACCTGACAATAAAAGAGTGCCTTGAAAGGATAAAGGAAAGATACGTAAAACCCGGAGAGGAGTTTGCAGGGCTTCCGGATTACGAACTTGATGTCCTTCACGGGTACCCGGTCCTGGTAAATGACCCGGTTTTCACAGATGCGGTTAACTTAAAACTGCAGGAAAGCTTCCCTGAGCTCACAATCTATCCGGAACTTGAAAAGACCTTTGCTGCCGAAGACTTTGCAAGCTATCTGCGGGTAGTGCCCGGCATCTTTATTTCCCTTGGCACTCTGAACCAGAAAGAAAGAATTGTGGAGATCAACCACTCGTCTACTTTCGATATTGATGAAAAAATCCTGCGCACAGGCACTGAAATTTTCTACACCATTTCCCTGGATTTCCTGAAGCACCCCGAAAAATACCTCGACCCTCAATCAAAGGAGAAAACAAATGATAATCCAGAGCTACGATGA
- a CDS encoding nucleotidyltransferase domain-containing protein, whose product MLKTRLRDFLLTKDDWLFAVSDYFRSDGIRATLRYVLDETGERELNGKRYKKYDFGPAFEFMKQNRPEWVRDVHVVPESEVKKVLRPSDVIPELVNSDSRVRAIVKVLDLAGIPWTSMGVTGSMLAGLQNESSDIDFVVYGPMWFRARDAITIAKQQEGPIEEIDEAMWQRIYRKRIPEISFDEFMLHESRKGNRGMVEGTYFDLLFVREWDQIKEPLLRGKDTVKMKIEAEVTNADFAFDSPAYYKVEHDEIDHVLSYTHTYAGQALPGETIEARGVVEEVGDIKRLVVGTSREPKGEWIRSLTWLEKCGYR is encoded by the coding sequence ATGCTCAAAACACGCCTGAGAGATTTTCTTCTTACAAAAGACGACTGGCTTTTTGCGGTTTCGGACTACTTCCGTAGCGATGGAATAAGAGCTACACTCCGCTACGTTCTGGATGAAACCGGGGAGAGGGAGTTAAACGGGAAAAGATACAAAAAATACGATTTCGGCCCTGCTTTCGAATTTATGAAACAAAACAGGCCTGAGTGGGTCCGGGACGTGCATGTTGTCCCTGAGTCCGAAGTAAAAAAGGTGCTGCGCCCCTCGGATGTAATCCCCGAACTCGTAAATTCCGACAGCCGGGTAAGGGCGATCGTAAAGGTGCTTGACCTGGCCGGAATTCCCTGGACAAGCATGGGCGTTACGGGTTCTATGCTTGCAGGTCTGCAGAATGAGAGTTCTGATATTGATTTTGTTGTCTACGGTCCCATGTGGTTCAGGGCAAGGGATGCCATAACCATTGCAAAACAGCAGGAGGGCCCCATTGAAGAAATCGATGAGGCGATGTGGCAGAGGATCTACAGGAAAAGAATCCCTGAGATTTCTTTTGACGAATTCATGCTTCATGAGTCCAGGAAAGGCAACCGCGGCATGGTCGAAGGCACTTATTTTGACCTCCTCTTCGTGCGGGAATGGGACCAGATTAAAGAGCCTCTCCTGCGGGGAAAAGATACGGTCAAAATGAAAATAGAAGCCGAGGTCACAAACGCTGACTTTGCCTTTGACAGCCCTGCTTACTACAAAGTGGAACACGACGAGATCGACCATGTACTCTCCTACACCCATACCTATGCAGGCCAGGCTCTCCCCGGAGAGACAATAGAAGCCCGCGGGGTGGTCGAAGAAGTCGGAGACATAAAGCGGCTGGTCGTTGGCACCTCAAGGGAGCCAAAAGGGGAATGGATCCGATCCCTTACCTGGCTTGAAAAATGCGGGTATAGGTAA
- a CDS encoding condensation domain-containing protein, with product MPVTSQDMFNYAARYGISNHTLQAVIHFKDKLDEAKLARAVRLSIDAEPVLGCFFVERENSPFWQRLFDPEKISWCRLEETKDREDSVMKFLLEPLNMDLDPQILALLLRYCQEDTLCIKLNHACCDGRSAREYLKLLAGLYTKLCRDPSFEPEPNVQGKRDQSAVLEAQGITELKSSLIPEETEPTWAFPWQRSAEQESMQFSVTRIPSGNFRNIAAYARAHGATINDIILTAYFRALFDMIEPKLYAPMEIQFTVDLRRYLPEEENISISNLSGIESLRLPGIKCESFTSTLERVVLAMKRIKIHFPGMQSALACELMRGMNSQEVLETVKKEWQTSLVSGKSSPMLTNLGVISPTPLFFGEVEAEDAYVVTPAFHAPAFMLGASTYNEVLTLTAGYYESATKKEDVDHFLDLVVGGLSSCDIRTDRA from the coding sequence ATGCCCGTCACATCGCAGGATATGTTTAATTATGCGGCTCGTTATGGGATTTCAAATCATACTCTTCAGGCTGTAATACATTTTAAAGATAAGCTGGATGAGGCGAAACTGGCCCGGGCTGTAAGACTCTCTATTGATGCCGAGCCTGTTCTGGGCTGCTTTTTTGTAGAAAGGGAAAACAGCCCATTCTGGCAGCGCCTTTTTGATCCGGAAAAAATTTCCTGGTGCAGGCTGGAAGAGACTAAGGACAGGGAAGATTCGGTTATGAAGTTTCTGCTTGAACCTTTGAATATGGACCTTGACCCGCAGATACTGGCGCTCCTGCTGCGCTACTGTCAGGAAGACACCCTGTGCATCAAGCTCAACCATGCCTGTTGCGATGGCAGGAGCGCCAGAGAATACCTTAAACTGCTGGCTGGCTTATATACTAAGCTTTGCAGAGATCCTTCTTTTGAACCCGAACCGAATGTGCAGGGAAAAAGAGACCAGAGTGCTGTGCTTGAAGCCCAGGGAATAACTGAACTCAAATCTTCTCTCATTCCTGAGGAAACGGAGCCTACATGGGCTTTTCCCTGGCAGCGATCTGCAGAGCAGGAATCGATGCAATTCTCTGTAACTCGAATCCCTTCCGGAAATTTTCGGAACATTGCGGCCTATGCAAGGGCCCACGGAGCAACAATAAACGATATTATCCTGACAGCTTATTTTCGAGCGCTATTTGACATGATAGAACCTAAACTTTATGCTCCAATGGAAATCCAGTTTACCGTGGACTTACGCCGTTATTTGCCAGAAGAAGAAAATATATCCATCTCCAACTTATCCGGGATCGAGAGTTTGAGACTTCCCGGGATAAAATGCGAATCCTTTACTTCCACACTGGAAAGGGTTGTACTCGCCATGAAAAGAATTAAAATTCACTTTCCAGGTATGCAAAGTGCTCTTGCCTGCGAATTAATGCGCGGAATGAATTCTCAGGAAGTCCTGGAAACGGTTAAAAAAGAGTGGCAAACATCTCTGGTAAGCGGAAAATCTTCCCCTATGCTCACCAATTTAGGAGTAATCAGCCCAACTCCGCTTTTTTTTGGAGAAGTAGAAGCTGAAGACGCTTACGTGGTCACTCCAGCCTTCCATGCTCCTGCCTTTATGCTAGGGGCTTCAACATATAATGAGGTACTGACTCTTACGGCAGGCTATTACGAGTCTGCCACAAAGAAAGAGGACGTCGACCATTTTCTCGATCTGGTTGTTGGTGGGCTGAGTTCCTGTGATATTCGAACAGATCGTGCTTAG